Proteins from a genomic interval of Amycolatopsis sp. cg13:
- a CDS encoding amidohydrolase — MSAPESVQIVTARRIVTMAGAEPPAFATRGERVVAHGTVADLRGEFPSAQLHDFGDATVIPGFNDAHQHPTVVAAQSLQVDLSPSRIRSTADLTAALRERAAATPSGEWVIGCGYDAFRSNGGRELTRAELDEACPDHPVLVVHVTLHAGVINSPGLALAGLTDASEPPPGGHLGRDAAGRLDGVIHDQALYDLAFPAFTPRPTIVKDPSTEVLAAAFTRHAADLHAAGITSVGDALVGRTEWEMLRHLADQDQLTLRVNALAAYDHFDYFRALPSFPVTPETRLRLGGVKTFADGAVNGGTCLVEQPIEGTDSYGLERVSAAQLADTVRHVHDAGWRVCVHANGDRAIRRVLDAVDQAQAANPRQDPRHRIEHCSIIDDEILKRMRDQGMVAVPFANYAAAHGDKLTQYYGAERVERMFAHRSMLDAGVAVAGSSDHPCGPFPPLYALRSCVTRRAPDGELFGPSQRISVEAALGVYTTGSAYASGEETTKGQLAPGFLADFAVLAEDPFEADPEALDRVQVRETWVGGERVWSA; from the coding sequence GTGTCCGCACCGGAATCCGTGCAGATCGTCACCGCCCGGCGCATCGTGACCATGGCCGGCGCCGAGCCTCCGGCCTTCGCGACGCGCGGCGAACGGGTCGTCGCGCACGGCACCGTCGCCGACCTGCGCGGCGAGTTCCCCTCGGCGCAGCTGCACGATTTCGGCGACGCCACCGTCATCCCCGGCTTCAACGACGCCCACCAGCACCCGACCGTCGTCGCCGCCCAATCCCTGCAGGTCGACCTCTCGCCGTCGCGGATCCGCTCGACCGCCGACCTCACCGCCGCCCTCCGCGAACGAGCCGCCGCGACGCCGTCCGGAGAATGGGTCATCGGCTGCGGCTACGACGCGTTCCGCAGCAACGGCGGCCGCGAACTCACCCGCGCCGAGCTGGACGAAGCTTGCCCGGACCATCCCGTCCTGGTCGTCCACGTGACGCTGCACGCCGGCGTCATCAACTCCCCCGGCCTCGCCCTCGCCGGCCTGACCGACGCCAGCGAACCCCCGCCCGGCGGACACCTCGGCCGCGACGCCGCCGGCCGCCTCGACGGCGTCATCCACGACCAAGCCCTCTACGACCTGGCGTTTCCGGCCTTCACCCCGCGCCCGACGATCGTGAAGGACCCGTCCACCGAGGTCCTCGCCGCCGCCTTCACCCGGCACGCCGCCGACCTGCACGCCGCGGGCATCACCTCGGTCGGCGACGCCCTCGTGGGCCGCACCGAATGGGAGATGCTCCGCCACCTCGCCGACCAGGACCAGCTGACGCTGCGCGTGAACGCCCTGGCCGCCTACGACCACTTCGACTACTTCCGCGCCCTCCCCTCCTTCCCGGTCACTCCGGAAACCCGGCTGCGGCTAGGCGGTGTCAAGACCTTCGCCGACGGTGCCGTCAACGGCGGAACCTGCCTGGTCGAACAGCCCATCGAAGGCACCGACAGCTACGGCCTCGAGCGGGTCTCCGCCGCGCAGCTGGCCGACACCGTCCGGCACGTGCACGACGCCGGGTGGCGAGTCTGCGTGCACGCCAACGGCGACCGCGCGATCCGCCGCGTCCTGGACGCCGTCGACCAGGCGCAAGCCGCCAACCCGCGGCAAGACCCTCGGCACCGCATCGAACACTGTTCGATCATCGACGACGAGATCCTGAAGCGCATGCGCGACCAGGGCATGGTCGCGGTGCCCTTCGCGAACTACGCCGCCGCGCACGGGGACAAGCTGACCCAGTACTACGGGGCGGAGCGCGTCGAGCGGATGTTCGCCCACCGGTCGATGCTCGACGCCGGGGTCGCCGTGGCGGGTTCGTCCGACCATCCGTGCGGGCCGTTCCCGCCGCTGTACGCGCTGCGCAGCTGCGTGACGCGCCGCGCTCCGGACGGGGAGTTGTTCGGGCCTTCGCAGCGGATCAGCGTCGAGGCCGCGCTGGGGGTGTACACGACGGGGTCGGCTTACGCTTCTGGCGAGGAGACGACCAAGGGCCAGCTCGCGCCGGGTTTCCTGGCCGATTTCGCGGTGCTGGCGGAGGACCCGTTCGAGGCGGATCCGGAGGCGTTGGATCGGGTTCAGGTGCGGGAGACTTGGGTCGGCGGGGAACGGGTCTGGTCGGCCTAG
- a CDS encoding response regulator, which translates to MISLLIVDDHPVVRDGLRGMFSADPRFEVVGEAADGAAAIAAAEQLRPDVILMDLRMPGTDGVTAIKELAKRGVPARILVLTTYDTDSDVLPAIEAGATGYLLKEAPREELFRAVEAAAQGQAVLSPTVATRLMGQLRQPPADPLSEREVEVLQLIAKGATNRRAAEQLFISQATVKTHLLHVYAKLGVNDRAAAVAAGFAQGYLTLEG; encoded by the coding sequence GTGATTTCGTTGTTGATCGTCGACGACCATCCGGTGGTGCGGGACGGCCTGCGCGGCATGTTCAGCGCGGACCCGCGTTTCGAGGTGGTCGGTGAGGCCGCCGATGGGGCAGCGGCGATCGCCGCCGCTGAGCAGCTCCGCCCGGATGTCATCTTGATGGACCTGCGGATGCCGGGGACGGACGGCGTGACGGCGATCAAAGAACTGGCGAAACGCGGTGTCCCCGCGCGAATCCTGGTGCTCACGACGTATGACACCGACAGCGACGTCCTCCCCGCCATCGAAGCCGGGGCCACCGGGTATCTGCTGAAGGAAGCGCCCCGGGAGGAGCTTTTCCGCGCGGTCGAGGCCGCGGCGCAAGGGCAGGCGGTGCTGTCGCCGACGGTCGCGACCCGGCTGATGGGACAGTTGCGGCAACCACCGGCGGATCCGTTGTCGGAGCGGGAGGTAGAGGTCCTGCAGCTGATCGCGAAGGGCGCGACGAACCGCCGGGCGGCGGAGCAGTTGTTCATCAGCCAGGCGACGGTGAAGACGCATTTGCTGCACGTCTACGCGAAACTCGGCGTCAACGACCGTGCGGCGGCGGTGGCCGCGGGGTTCGCGCAGGGGTACCTGACGCTGGAGGGCTAG
- a CDS encoding ArsR/SmtB family transcription factor → MHSSLPDFDMPSDEQVHLAAESFRLLSDPTRIKVLWALLQGESSVACLAELAGAAPTAVSQHLAKLRLAGLVKGRREGTFVYYSAADEHVRGLLAQALHHADHVDRDIPSDPGGHAQPHRPRMRNA, encoded by the coding sequence ATGCACTCCTCCCTGCCGGACTTCGACATGCCCTCCGACGAACAGGTCCACCTGGCCGCGGAAAGCTTCCGCCTGCTGTCGGACCCGACGCGGATCAAGGTGCTCTGGGCGCTCCTGCAGGGAGAATCGTCGGTGGCCTGCCTCGCCGAACTGGCCGGGGCCGCGCCGACCGCGGTCAGCCAGCACCTGGCCAAGCTCCGGCTCGCGGGCCTGGTCAAGGGCCGCCGCGAGGGGACGTTCGTGTACTACTCCGCGGCCGACGAGCACGTCCGCGGGCTGCTGGCCCAGGCGCTGCACCACGCCGACCACGTGGACCGCGACATTCCGAGCGACCCGGGCGGGCACGCCCAGCCGCACCGGCCCCGGATGCGGAACGCCTGA
- a CDS encoding ABC transporter ATP-binding protein: protein MAIIEVDNLVKRYGGQAVVDGVSFAVEPGEIFGILGPNGAGKTTTVECVEGLRRPDGGAIQVCGLDPQRDDGELRQVLGGQLQESELPDKLKVGEALQLYSSFYRDPADWRELAEILTLDGKLGTQFRRLSGGQKQRLSIALALLGNPKVAVLDELATGLDPQARRDVWGLVERIRARGVTILLVTHFMEEAERLCDRLAVIDAGQVVAVDSPAGLVSRVDNQQRIRFRTSAPLDDAVLTGLPEVAAVERTGSQIVVAGTGDLLLAVTAALARHRIVVSDLRVDQATLDDAFVALTGRSIES from the coding sequence ATGGCAATCATCGAGGTGGACAACCTCGTCAAGCGGTACGGCGGACAGGCCGTGGTCGACGGGGTGAGCTTCGCCGTCGAACCGGGCGAGATCTTCGGCATTCTCGGCCCGAACGGAGCAGGCAAGACCACGACGGTCGAGTGCGTCGAAGGGCTGCGCAGGCCGGACGGCGGGGCGATCCAGGTCTGCGGCCTCGACCCGCAGCGCGACGACGGCGAACTGCGCCAGGTGCTCGGCGGGCAGCTCCAGGAAAGCGAACTGCCGGACAAACTCAAGGTCGGCGAGGCGCTCCAGCTGTACAGCTCGTTCTACCGCGACCCGGCGGATTGGCGTGAGCTGGCCGAGATCCTCACCCTCGACGGCAAACTCGGCACCCAGTTCCGCCGCCTGTCCGGCGGCCAGAAACAGCGGTTGTCGATCGCGCTCGCGCTGCTCGGCAACCCGAAGGTCGCGGTGCTCGACGAACTCGCCACCGGACTCGACCCGCAGGCCCGCCGCGACGTCTGGGGCCTGGTCGAGCGCATCCGCGCGCGCGGCGTGACGATCCTGCTGGTCACGCACTTCATGGAGGAAGCCGAGCGGCTGTGCGACCGGCTGGCGGTCATCGACGCCGGTCAGGTCGTCGCGGTGGACAGTCCGGCCGGGCTGGTCTCGCGCGTCGACAACCAGCAGCGGATCCGGTTCCGCACGTCCGCCCCGCTCGACGACGCGGTGCTGACCGGACTGCCGGAGGTCGCCGCCGTGGAGCGGACGGGCAGCCAGATCGTCGTGGCCGGAACCGGAGACCTGCTGCTGGCGGTGACCGCGGCGCTCGCCCGGCACCGGATCGTTGTCTCGGATCTGCGAGTGGACCAGGCCACGCTGGACGACGCGTTCGTCGCGCTGACCGGCCGTTCCATCGAATCCTGA
- a CDS encoding sensor histidine kinase, with translation MGIEGDLREEFDRWERAQSATFTALPYVLLAVSVSITLLQLPAHLPVVLGLSGAAGLWLLYFQSRNTPHALRAGYYAGLLAIAAGLAALAPWYGLFAFAGYPQAFQCLTGRWRYVGAAATAAISAMAFLGGTAKISAENLWLAWLGVSVLSIAVAGAVFYFVEMAYQRNELQKQALAELHEANLKLEAALAENAGLHARLLVQAREAGVLDERQRMAREIHDTLAQGLAGILTQLQAAEQTAAEPAVLGRHLANATNLARESLIEARRTVQSVGPSVLAEARLPEAIGEVTRNWSAANDVDAVLTTTGDARPMHTDVEVALLRTAQEALSNVAKHARANRVGLTLSYMPDLVTLDVRDDGIGFAPNAKRANGSTNGGFGLAGMRQRVQRLAGRLDVESEPGRGTAISAAVPAIPAGGER, from the coding sequence GTGGGCATCGAGGGGGATCTGCGCGAAGAGTTCGACCGCTGGGAACGCGCACAGTCGGCGACCTTCACCGCGTTGCCTTATGTTCTTCTCGCGGTCAGTGTGAGCATTACCCTGCTCCAATTGCCCGCGCATCTCCCCGTCGTTCTGGGCCTTTCCGGCGCTGCCGGGCTGTGGCTGCTGTATTTCCAGTCGCGTAATACCCCGCACGCATTGCGGGCGGGGTATTACGCCGGTTTGCTGGCGATAGCGGCGGGCTTGGCAGCTCTCGCGCCGTGGTACGGCTTGTTCGCTTTCGCCGGTTACCCGCAGGCTTTCCAGTGCCTGACGGGACGCTGGCGTTACGTCGGTGCTGCCGCCACCGCGGCGATCTCGGCGATGGCGTTTCTCGGCGGAACAGCGAAAATCAGTGCGGAGAATCTGTGGTTGGCGTGGCTGGGCGTCAGCGTGCTCTCGATCGCCGTGGCCGGAGCTGTGTTCTATTTCGTGGAAATGGCCTACCAGCGGAATGAGCTGCAAAAGCAGGCGCTCGCCGAACTGCACGAGGCGAATCTCAAACTGGAGGCCGCGCTGGCGGAGAACGCCGGGCTGCACGCGCGATTGCTGGTCCAAGCCCGCGAGGCCGGAGTGCTGGACGAACGGCAGCGGATGGCGCGGGAAATCCACGACACCCTGGCCCAGGGACTGGCCGGGATCCTGACCCAACTCCAGGCTGCGGAGCAAACCGCGGCCGAACCGGCTGTGCTGGGCCGGCACCTGGCGAACGCGACGAACCTGGCGCGGGAAAGCCTGATCGAGGCGCGCCGGACAGTCCAGTCCGTGGGGCCGTCGGTGCTCGCCGAAGCCCGGCTTCCGGAGGCGATCGGCGAAGTGACGAGGAATTGGTCGGCGGCCAACGACGTCGACGCCGTGCTCACCACCACCGGCGACGCCCGGCCGATGCACACCGACGTCGAGGTGGCGTTGCTGCGGACCGCGCAGGAAGCGCTGTCGAACGTCGCGAAGCACGCGCGGGCGAACCGGGTCGGCCTGACCCTGTCGTACATGCCGGACCTGGTGACCCTCGACGTCCGCGACGACGGCATCGGCTTCGCGCCGAATGCCAAGCGTGCCAACGGTTCCACGAACGGCGGTTTCGGGCTGGCTGGGATGCGGCAGCGGGTGCAGCGTCTCGCGGGGCGGCTGGACGTGGAATCGGAACCGGGTCGGGGCACGGCGATTTCGGCGGCTGTTCCGGCGATTCCGGCTGGTGGTGAGCGGTGA
- a CDS encoding GNAT family N-acetyltransferase, with protein sequence MNTVVRTTPESVPQLVASATALFAEDGGQRDPWMDRTWPQREGPAYYTDLVHRSDSLCLLALSAAGAAIGHLIGRIRRADPLRPEAVVGVLESMRVDPAHRGTGVGTALADEFFAWARESGANQVSVTAYAANESALSFYRGRGFTPFELALHAPL encoded by the coding sequence ATGAACACTGTCGTCCGCACCACGCCTGAATCCGTTCCGCAGCTCGTCGCCTCGGCCACGGCCCTGTTCGCCGAGGACGGCGGACAGCGCGATCCATGGATGGACCGCACCTGGCCACAACGCGAAGGCCCTGCCTACTACACGGACCTCGTGCACCGGAGCGATTCCCTGTGCCTGCTGGCGCTCTCCGCCGCAGGCGCAGCGATCGGCCACCTGATCGGCCGGATCCGCCGCGCCGACCCGCTCCGGCCGGAAGCGGTGGTCGGGGTGCTGGAGAGCATGCGCGTCGACCCCGCACACCGCGGAACCGGCGTCGGAACGGCATTGGCGGACGAATTCTTCGCGTGGGCCAGAGAATCCGGCGCGAATCAGGTCAGCGTCACGGCCTATGCGGCCAACGAATCCGCGCTCAGTTTCTACCGCGGTCGCGGCTTCACCCCGTTCGAACTGGCCCTCCACGCCCCGCTCTAG
- a CDS encoding glycosyltransferase, with protein sequence MRIAMVSGHASPLAEPGEDAGGQNVHVAGLSAALVRSGHEVTVYTRRDDPEAPAAADTPDGYRVVHVPAGPARRLPKDELVPYLGEFGSWLRDRWTEEPPDAAHAHFWTSGVATVLAARETGVPAVQTFRTLGVVERRYLGEADPSPPDRTRLERMVGKRAGRILAACSDEVFELARQGVPRQRISVVPCGVDLDRFGTGGPVAPRTAPKRLVSAGRFVPRKGFDLAIAALPRVPETELVIAGGPPSEALSRHPEAQRLRRLAERLGVADRVHLAGQVSRAEMPALLRSADAVLCTPWCESFGIVPLEAMACGVPVVAAAVGGLADTVVDGITGRLVPPRDPARLSARLRALLDEPAELEALGTAGLERVRARYSWDRIAAETVRAYENAVPEGESGWAAAQ encoded by the coding sequence ATGAGGATTGCGATGGTGTCCGGACACGCCAGCCCGCTCGCGGAGCCGGGCGAGGATGCGGGCGGCCAGAACGTCCACGTGGCGGGCCTTTCCGCGGCGCTGGTCCGCAGCGGGCACGAGGTGACTGTCTACACGCGACGCGACGACCCGGAAGCGCCCGCCGCGGCGGATACCCCGGACGGCTACCGGGTCGTGCACGTCCCGGCCGGTCCGGCGCGTCGGCTGCCGAAGGACGAGCTCGTGCCGTACCTGGGCGAATTCGGGAGCTGGCTTCGCGATCGGTGGACGGAAGAACCGCCGGACGCGGCGCACGCGCACTTCTGGACGTCCGGGGTGGCGACCGTGCTCGCCGCGCGCGAAACCGGGGTGCCTGCGGTGCAGACTTTTCGCACGCTGGGCGTGGTGGAGCGGCGGTATCTCGGGGAGGCCGACCCGAGTCCGCCGGACCGGACGCGGCTGGAGCGGATGGTCGGCAAGCGGGCCGGCCGGATCCTCGCGGCCTGCTCGGACGAGGTGTTCGAACTGGCCCGCCAGGGGGTGCCGCGGCAGCGGATCTCGGTGGTGCCGTGCGGGGTCGACCTCGACCGGTTCGGCACCGGCGGCCCGGTTGCTCCGCGCACCGCGCCGAAACGGCTCGTGTCGGCGGGGAGATTCGTGCCGCGCAAGGGGTTCGACCTGGCCATCGCCGCTTTGCCGCGGGTACCGGAGACTGAACTGGTGATCGCGGGCGGGCCGCCTTCCGAGGCCCTTTCGCGGCATCCGGAGGCACAGCGGCTTCGACGGCTCGCGGAGCGGCTCGGGGTCGCTGACCGGGTTCATCTGGCAGGTCAGGTGAGCCGTGCTGAGATGCCGGCGTTGCTGCGCTCGGCGGACGCGGTGCTGTGCACGCCTTGGTGCGAGTCGTTCGGGATCGTCCCGCTGGAGGCGATGGCGTGCGGGGTGCCGGTGGTGGCCGCGGCGGTGGGCGGCTTGGCCGACACGGTGGTCGACGGCATCACCGGACGTTTGGTGCCGCCGCGGGATCCGGCCCGGCTTTCGGCGCGGCTGCGGGCTTTGCTGGACGAACCCGCCGAACTGGAAGCGCTGGGGACAGCGGGCCTGGAGCGGGTCCGGGCGCGGTATTCGTGGGACCGGATCGCGGCGGAGACCGTGCGGGCGTATGAGAATGCGGTGCCGGAGGGGGAGTCCGGGTGGGCCGCGGCGCAGTGA
- a CDS encoding DUF2267 domain-containing protein, with translation MNEIVELIRRRACLAESRDAELVARAVLQTLSERISPEAAASLAAQLPPELAEDLRPGGGPVEDGFELTEFVGRIAERADLTEPESLHRAGVVLDVLSRETVHVADEIWQVLPEPLRQLIEAERLRVA, from the coding sequence ATGAACGAGATCGTCGAACTGATCCGCAGGCGCGCTTGCCTCGCGGAGTCCCGCGACGCCGAACTTGTCGCCCGCGCGGTGCTTCAGACGCTGTCCGAACGGATTTCCCCGGAAGCGGCGGCGAGCCTGGCCGCGCAGCTGCCGCCCGAACTGGCTGAAGACTTGCGCCCCGGCGGCGGCCCGGTCGAGGACGGTTTCGAGCTGACGGAATTCGTGGGGCGGATCGCCGAGCGCGCGGATTTGACGGAGCCGGAGTCCCTGCACCGGGCCGGAGTGGTGCTGGACGTGCTGAGCCGGGAGACGGTGCACGTCGCGGACGAGATCTGGCAGGTGCTGCCGGAACCGCTGCGGCAGCTGATCGAGGCGGAGCGGCTGCGAGTCGCGTGA
- a CDS encoding DUF4383 domain-containing protein, with product MPTVSTRSLARPVVAVLGLVYLVLGVAGFFVPETAHAGHDTTRVVWLFSSSTVLNIVHTALGLLGLLAARKLSGAVAYCWVLFVALTGLTAYGILATSFSTARDDPVNLNWADNWLHGLTALVALVIALSGSHEERA from the coding sequence ATGCCGACGGTCAGCACGCGTTCCTTGGCCCGTCCGGTCGTCGCTGTGCTCGGGCTGGTCTACCTGGTCCTCGGCGTCGCCGGGTTCTTCGTCCCGGAGACCGCCCACGCCGGGCACGACACGACGCGCGTCGTCTGGCTGTTCAGCTCCAGCACGGTGCTGAACATCGTCCACACGGCACTCGGCCTGCTCGGGCTTTTGGCCGCACGCAAGCTTTCCGGAGCCGTCGCGTACTGCTGGGTGCTGTTCGTGGCGTTGACCGGGCTGACCGCGTACGGGATTCTGGCGACGTCGTTCAGCACCGCACGCGACGACCCGGTGAACCTGAACTGGGCGGACAACTGGCTGCACGGGCTGACCGCGCTCGTCGCCTTGGTCATCGCGCTCAGTGGAAGCCACGAAGAACGGGCTTAG
- a CDS encoding cation diffusion facilitator family transporter, producing MAEPRRDRPQPEHGHGHAHGHGHGHETWRSRVKHFLTPHSHDSADRLDTALETSRRGIRALIWSFAALFGTAVIQLALVAVTGSVALLGDTIHNFADALTALPLGIAFALGRRAATRRYTYGLGRAEDLAGVVVVLIIAGSAALAAYEAIDRLLHPHPVQQLWVLAAAGLVGFAGNELVARYRITVGREIGSAALVADGLHARTDGFTSLAVVLGAIGVALGFPAADPVIGLLITVAILFVLRDAAKEVFRRLMDAVDPATVELAERTAAAVPGVEGVREVRMRWIGHSLRAELAVQVANTLTVEQAHELAHNLEHRLIAAVPRLTAAAVHVEPAVGAEAVHLG from the coding sequence ATGGCAGAGCCGCGCCGCGACCGTCCGCAGCCGGAGCACGGCCACGGTCATGCACACGGGCACGGTCATGGGCACGAGACCTGGCGGTCCCGCGTCAAGCACTTCCTCACCCCGCACAGCCACGACAGCGCCGACCGCCTCGACACCGCCCTCGAAACCAGCCGGCGCGGCATCCGGGCGCTGATCTGGTCGTTCGCCGCCCTGTTCGGCACCGCGGTCATCCAGTTGGCCCTGGTAGCCGTCACCGGCTCGGTGGCCCTCCTGGGCGACACCATCCACAACTTCGCCGACGCCCTGACCGCCCTGCCGCTGGGCATCGCCTTCGCCCTCGGCCGCCGCGCCGCGACCCGCCGCTACACCTACGGCCTCGGCCGCGCCGAGGACCTGGCCGGAGTCGTCGTGGTGCTGATCATCGCCGGATCAGCCGCGCTGGCCGCCTACGAAGCGATCGACCGCCTGCTGCACCCGCACCCCGTGCAGCAGCTTTGGGTGCTCGCCGCGGCGGGCCTGGTCGGATTCGCCGGAAACGAACTCGTCGCCCGGTACCGGATCACCGTCGGCCGCGAAATCGGCTCCGCCGCCCTGGTCGCCGACGGCCTGCACGCCCGCACCGACGGCTTCACCTCCCTAGCGGTGGTCCTGGGCGCGATCGGCGTCGCCCTGGGTTTCCCGGCAGCCGACCCGGTGATCGGATTGCTGATCACCGTCGCGATCCTGTTCGTCTTGCGTGACGCGGCCAAGGAAGTCTTCCGGCGGCTGATGGACGCCGTCGACCCGGCGACCGTCGAACTGGCCGAGCGGACAGCGGCGGCGGTGCCCGGAGTGGAGGGCGTCCGCGAGGTCCGGATGCGGTGGATCGGCCACAGCCTGCGCGCCGAACTCGCCGTCCAGGTCGCCAACACGCTCACCGTCGAGCAAGCGCACGAACTGGCGCACAACCTGGAACACCGCCTGATCGCCGCCGTGCCCCGGCTGACCGCGGCGGCAGTGCACGTCGAACCGGCTGTCGGCGCGGAGGCCGTTCACCTCGGCTGA
- a CDS encoding ABC transporter permease, giving the protein MPALFRLAATETKLFFREPIVVFFALAFSPILFGVLGLIPALREPGADGVRMISRYLPIVVAMGVSLFSLSGLSQLFASYREKGVLRRLRLTPVKPTVMLSAQLLMAVVLSAVSTLVILLLGRLAFDVDLPRQLPAYVLSFALLALALFAIGLLVAALAPSAKSASAVGSLVFFPLVFFAGLWVPRASMNRVLLTISDLTPLGAGVQALQDTASGNWPQLLHLGVMLGWLFAAGGLAARYFRWE; this is encoded by the coding sequence GTGCCCGCCTTGTTCCGGCTTGCCGCCACAGAAACGAAACTGTTCTTCCGCGAGCCGATAGTCGTGTTCTTCGCGCTCGCGTTCTCGCCGATCCTGTTCGGCGTCCTCGGCCTGATCCCGGCGCTGCGCGAACCCGGCGCGGACGGGGTCCGGATGATCAGCCGGTACCTGCCGATCGTGGTCGCGATGGGGGTTTCGCTGTTCTCGCTCAGCGGGCTGTCGCAGCTGTTCGCTTCGTACCGCGAGAAGGGCGTGCTGCGGCGGCTGCGGCTCACGCCGGTGAAACCGACGGTCATGCTCAGCGCGCAACTGCTGATGGCCGTGGTGCTGTCGGCAGTCTCGACGCTGGTCATCCTCCTGCTCGGACGGCTGGCTTTCGACGTCGACCTGCCTCGGCAACTGCCCGCGTACGTGCTCAGCTTCGCGTTGCTGGCACTGGCGTTGTTCGCGATCGGTTTGCTGGTCGCGGCGCTCGCACCGTCGGCCAAGAGCGCCAGCGCGGTCGGTTCGCTGGTGTTCTTCCCGCTCGTGTTCTTCGCCGGCCTCTGGGTGCCGCGCGCGAGCATGAACCGGGTTCTGCTGACGATCAGCGATCTGACGCCGCTCGGCGCGGGCGTACAAGCGTTGCAGGACACGGCTTCCGGGAATTGGCCGCAGCTGCTGCACCTCGGTGTCATGCTAGGGTGGCTCTTCGCGGCCGGGGGCTTGGCCGCACGATATTTCCGCTGGGAGTGA
- a CDS encoding hemerythrin domain-containing protein, which translates to MTGSTRTDLITVITDDHRDVERVFAELEGAPAAGNRKDVVDHVIAELVRHSVAEEQLMYPAARKYLDDGDEIADHEIEEHAEAEKVMKQLERKNPGEPEFEELLGKLIADVRHHIKEEETDLLPRLREACSAEELDRLGERVLAAKKIAPTRPHPHAPSKPPANLVLAPGAAFVDKIRDALTGRKS; encoded by the coding sequence ATGACCGGATCCACTCGAACCGACCTCATCACCGTGATCACCGACGACCACCGCGACGTGGAGCGGGTGTTCGCCGAACTTGAGGGCGCACCCGCGGCGGGCAACCGGAAAGACGTGGTCGACCACGTGATCGCCGAGCTGGTCCGGCATTCCGTCGCGGAGGAGCAGCTGATGTACCCGGCCGCGCGCAAATACCTCGACGACGGCGACGAGATCGCCGACCACGAGATCGAGGAGCACGCCGAGGCCGAAAAGGTCATGAAGCAGCTGGAGCGCAAGAACCCCGGCGAACCGGAGTTCGAGGAGCTGCTCGGCAAGCTGATCGCGGACGTCCGCCATCACATCAAGGAGGAGGAAACCGACCTCTTGCCGAGGCTGCGGGAAGCCTGTTCCGCCGAGGAACTCGACCGGCTTGGCGAGCGGGTGCTGGCGGCCAAGAAGATCGCGCCGACCAGGCCGCATCCGCACGCGCCGAGCAAGCCGCCCGCCAATCTGGTCCTCGCGCCTGGCGCGGCGTTCGTCGACAAGATCCGCGACGCGCTGACCGGGCGGAAGAGCTGA
- a CDS encoding MarR family winged helix-turn-helix transcriptional regulator has protein sequence MDELRPPTLLALPSYLAGHVARIGRRELAGALEKRGLRLPHFAVLAGLSDFGPLAQHALADRLGLNRSHLVGYLDELERRDLVGRERDPDDRRRQRVTLTEAGKALAGELKEEASRSQDVLLAELSSKERETLISLLRRVVVADDRAQMGAG, from the coding sequence ATGGACGAACTGCGCCCGCCGACCCTGCTCGCGCTGCCCTCGTACCTCGCCGGGCACGTCGCGCGGATCGGACGCCGGGAACTGGCGGGCGCGCTCGAGAAGCGCGGTCTCCGGCTGCCGCATTTCGCCGTGCTGGCCGGGCTTTCCGACTTCGGCCCGCTGGCACAGCACGCGCTCGCCGACCGGCTCGGGCTCAACCGCAGTCACCTCGTCGGCTACCTGGACGAATTGGAGCGCCGGGACCTCGTCGGCCGCGAACGCGATCCGGACGACCGGCGGCGGCAGCGCGTCACGCTCACCGAAGCCGGGAAGGCGCTGGCGGGGGAGCTGAAGGAGGAGGCCAGCCGGTCGCAGGACGTGTTGCTCGCCGAACTGTCGTCGAAGGAACGCGAGACGCTGATTTCCTTGCTGCGGCGGGTGGTGGTCGCGGACGACCGGGCACAGATGGGGGCCGGGTAG